Genomic window (Deltaproteobacteria bacterium):
ACAGGAGTTGAAGGCGGAGATGGCCGAGCAGGCTGTAACCATGGCAGAGGCCTTGATCAAGAAGAAGATCAAGGACGAAGATCAGGAACGTATTATTGGCGAATACTTGACAAAGGTGGTGGTAGCCCAGTGATAAGTCTAAGGATTGCTAGACGGTATGCCAAGGCGCTGTTGTCGATTGGCAGGGAAGACGGCCAGGCCGAGACATACAAAGAAGAGTTGGCAGGTTTTGCAAAGCTCCTGGAACAACACAAGGAGTTGGAGATGGCCATCTCCAACCCCTTGTATAGTGCTGAAGGTCGCAAGAAGGTCTTACAGGCTGTTGTGGAACGTTTCGGCCCGTCCAAGGTGATGGCGTCCTTTCTTTTCCTGTTATTTGACAAGGGCAGGATTCAGTATGTGAAGGACATATCAACCTTCTATGAGAAACTGACCGACGAACTCGCCAACATTGTCCGAGCCGATCTTGTGTCAGCCGTGGAGCTGCCTGAAGAAAGCGTTGAAAAAATCCGGGCCGCCCTGTCCAAAAAGACAGGCAAGGATGTAGTGATGGAGACCAGGGTCGACCCGGCCTTGATCGGGGGTGTGGTGACCAAGATCGGGGATTTGGTCTTAGATGGAAGCGTGAAAACGCAGCTTATAAGTCTAAAAGAATCTTTGCAAAGGGGTGAGGGAATCTGATGGAAATTAGAGCCGAAGAAATCAGCGACATTATCAAGGGGCAGATTAAGGACTACGACAAGAAGGTGGACGTGAGCGAAACCGGGACCATCTTGTCGGTGGGTGACGGCATCGCCAGGGTATACGGCGTGGAAAAGGCCATGTCCATGGAGCTTCTCGAATTTCCCCATGGGATCATGGGCCTCGTCCTCAATCTGGAAGAAGACAACGTGGGCGTAGCGATCATGGGCGAAGACTTCGAGCTCCAGGAAGGAGACACGTGCAAGCGGACCGGTAGAATCGCCGAGGTGCCTGTGGGCGATGTGGTTCTGGGCAGGGTCATTTCTGCCCTGGGTGAGCCCTTGGACGGAAAAGGGCCGATCGACGCAAAGGAGTTTCGCAGGGTTGAGATGATCGCTCCGGGCGTTATTGCCCGCCAGTCTGTGAACGAGCCCATGTACACCGGCCTTAAGTCGATCGATGCCATGACCCCTGTGGGCCGCGGACAGCGGGAGCTTATCATTGGCGACCGCCAGATCGGAAAGACGGCCATCGGGGTGGATGCGATCATCAACCAGAAGGGCCAGGATGTGGCCTGTATCTATGTGGCATGCGGTCAAAAGAAATCCACGGTTGCTCTGTTGGTCGATGTATTGGAAAAACACGGCGCCATGGAATATACCACGGTCATATTGGCCTGTGCCAGCGACCCCGCGACCCTGCAATACATTGCACCCTATGCGGGTTGTGCCATGGGTGAGTACTATCGGGATAACAAGAGGCATGCCCTGATTATTTATGATGACCTTTCCAAACAGGCAGCGGCATACCGCCAGATTTCCCTCCTCTTGAGGCGTCCTCCGGGACGTGAGGCCTACCCAGGGGACATCTTCTTTAACCACTCCCGCCTACTGGAACGGGCTGCCAAACTAAATGATGAGCTGGGTGCCGGTTCCCTGACTGCTCTTCCGATTATTGAGACCCAGGCGGGTGACGTTTCGGCCTACATTCCCACAAACGTAATCTCCATCACAGACGGGCAGATCTATCTGGAGCCGGCTCTTTTCTTCTCCGGTGTGCGTCCTGCCATTAACGTGGGCCTTTCGGTCTCGCGCGTTGGTGGTGCTGCCCAGGTAAAGGCCATGAAACAGGTGGCTGGTTCTTTGCGTCTTGACCTGGCCCAGTTCCGTGAACTCGAGGCCTTTGCGCAGTTCGGAAGCGACCTGGATAAGGCCACACAGCAGCAGTTGACCCGGGGGACCCGTCTCGTGCAAATCCTGAAGCAGCCCCAGTACGCACCACTTACCATGGAGAAGCAGGTGACAATTATATACGCTGGGACCAAGGGTTTTCTGGACAAGTATCCTTTGGACGTTCTTGGGAAATACGAGGCAGGGTTGTACCCGTTTATGGAGAGCAAGTATCCTCAGATCTTCAGCGAACTTGCGGAGAAAAAGGCTATCAGTGACGACCTGGATAAGAGCATGGCAAAGGCCTTGGCTGAATATGGTGAGGAATTCAAAGACACGATCAAGTAGCCGGTGATCATGTGATCAGCGGCTACTTGTTGTCTATATACTTAGTTGTGCATATAGAGGTAAGGTATGGCGACGCTCAAGGACATAAAAAGAAAGATCGTTGCGGTTAAAAAAACGCAGAAGATCACCAAGGCCATGAACATGGTGGCAGCCTCTAAGCTGAGGGGCGCCCAGGAAAAAATGGAAGCATTCAGGCCTTATGCTGATAAGTTCGCCGAGGTGTTAGGGAGCCTGTCCGAACGTATAGAGGCGGACGAAGAACATGCCCCCCCTCTCCTTGTGCCACGGGCAGAAGTAAAAACCATTGATCTGGTCCTCATGACTTCTGACCGGGGCCTGTGCGGCAGCTTCAATACGAACCTGATAATCAAGGCCGAAAAGTTTTTGAAGGAAAAGGCAGACCAGGGTATTGAGGCACGGCTCATTTGCATGGGGCGCAAGGGCCGGGATTACTTCCGTCGCAGGAAATTTAGCATCATCGACCAGCACATAGGCGTGGTGGGCGCACGATTCGGCT
Coding sequences:
- a CDS encoding F0F1 ATP synthase subunit delta, which gives rise to MISLRIARRYAKALLSIGREDGQAETYKEELAGFAKLLEQHKELEMAISNPLYSAEGRKKVLQAVVERFGPSKVMASFLFLLFDKGRIQYVKDISTFYEKLTDELANIVRADLVSAVELPEESVEKIRAALSKKTGKDVVMETRVDPALIGGVVTKIGDLVLDGSVKTQLISLKESLQRGEGI
- a CDS encoding F0F1 ATP synthase subunit alpha gives rise to the protein MEIRAEEISDIIKGQIKDYDKKVDVSETGTILSVGDGIARVYGVEKAMSMELLEFPHGIMGLVLNLEEDNVGVAIMGEDFELQEGDTCKRTGRIAEVPVGDVVLGRVISALGEPLDGKGPIDAKEFRRVEMIAPGVIARQSVNEPMYTGLKSIDAMTPVGRGQRELIIGDRQIGKTAIGVDAIINQKGQDVACIYVACGQKKSTVALLVDVLEKHGAMEYTTVILACASDPATLQYIAPYAGCAMGEYYRDNKRHALIIYDDLSKQAAAYRQISLLLRRPPGREAYPGDIFFNHSRLLERAAKLNDELGAGSLTALPIIETQAGDVSAYIPTNVISITDGQIYLEPALFFSGVRPAINVGLSVSRVGGAAQVKAMKQVAGSLRLDLAQFRELEAFAQFGSDLDKATQQQLTRGTRLVQILKQPQYAPLTMEKQVTIIYAGTKGFLDKYPLDVLGKYEAGLYPFMESKYPQIFSELAEKKAISDDLDKSMAKALAEYGEEFKDTIK
- the atpG gene encoding ATP synthase F1 subunit gamma, whose amino-acid sequence is MATLKDIKRKIVAVKKTQKITKAMNMVAASKLRGAQEKMEAFRPYADKFAEVLGSLSERIEADEEHAPPLLVPRAEVKTIDLVLMTSDRGLCGSFNTNLIIKAEKFLKEKADQGIEARLICMGRKGRDYFRRRKFSIIDQHIGVVGARFGFNVAVNVGSAAIDGFLDGQTDEVHMIYSEFVSMARQMPTINQLVPISGVEKVEEAEKAEDVGYIAEHICEPSAEELMAEMLPKQVYVQIFRGLLETSTSEHAARMAAMDNATKNCMDMISSLTLIYNKARQAAITAELMDIVGGAEALKG